One stretch of Chitinophaga pendula DNA includes these proteins:
- a CDS encoding RagB/SusD family nutrient uptake outer membrane protein, which yields MMSRKRNTYSRYLLLILLLSSTGSCRKFLDAPAGDDIVPKTATELSSLFNWEGYPREDKHFYSYLNMLDDDVKCDARNGDKQLLKYGKSAFSWSSSLYKDMKAATGEESIYSRYYDRIKGCNVVLDLLPEVKGSPREKATLEGEAKVLRAYYYFMLVNLYGRPYNDNTGHPDRSLGVPLVITSKLSGAPLQRNTVGAVYRQVSKDITQGCDLLEQGDAPFSLFRINKYMAWLLASRIFLYTEEWDKVVYYSSKLLAERYELSDLSRMADGTGIPGSLPPACLDEVNKELLFLFGSPQDDYLITRPVSAAPTGFVPSDELMALYEREDLRVRYYMQEKSGLRKSAKLSAKAKYGRSFRLPEAFLNRAEANIHLAIYDGKAGALAGALADLNFLRANRLSINSYRPKTMADFQGSAWALKVFCLEERRRELCFEEQRWFDLRRNGMPALLHVYYIDPTGPAEPFMLDVHSNRYVLPIPEDAIAQNPALIQNP from the coding sequence ATGATGAGCCGGAAACGAAATACCTACAGCCGCTACCTGCTGTTAATACTTTTACTCAGCAGCACCGGCAGCTGCCGAAAATTCTTAGATGCCCCGGCAGGGGATGATATAGTACCCAAAACGGCTACTGAGCTTAGTTCATTGTTCAACTGGGAAGGATATCCCCGGGAGGATAAACATTTTTATTCCTATCTGAACATGCTGGATGATGATGTCAAATGTGATGCGAGGAACGGGGATAAACAATTGTTGAAGTATGGTAAGTCTGCCTTTAGCTGGAGCAGCAGCCTGTATAAAGACATGAAGGCAGCGACCGGGGAGGAAAGTATCTATAGCAGGTACTATGATCGTATCAAGGGTTGCAACGTTGTGCTGGACCTGTTGCCGGAAGTAAAGGGCAGTCCACGGGAAAAAGCAACCTTGGAAGGCGAAGCAAAGGTACTCCGCGCGTATTACTATTTTATGCTGGTCAACTTGTATGGCCGTCCCTATAACGACAATACCGGCCATCCCGACCGGAGCCTGGGAGTGCCGTTGGTCATCACCAGTAAGCTGTCGGGTGCCCCTTTGCAACGTAACACAGTAGGCGCGGTATACCGGCAGGTAAGTAAGGATATTACCCAGGGCTGCGACCTGCTGGAGCAGGGTGATGCGCCCTTTTCCCTGTTCCGGATCAACAAATACATGGCCTGGCTGCTGGCCAGCAGGATATTCCTTTATACGGAAGAATGGGATAAGGTCGTGTATTACAGCAGTAAGTTATTGGCGGAGCGGTATGAGTTGTCCGATCTGAGCCGTATGGCAGACGGTACGGGGATTCCCGGTTCACTGCCGCCGGCATGCCTGGATGAGGTGAATAAGGAATTACTGTTCCTTTTTGGTTCTCCCCAGGATGATTACCTGATCACCCGGCCAGTGAGTGCCGCACCTACGGGCTTTGTACCATCTGATGAGCTGATGGCCCTATACGAAAGGGAAGATCTCCGTGTACGCTATTATATGCAGGAAAAGAGTGGTCTTCGCAAGTCAGCCAAGTTGAGTGCAAAGGCCAAATACGGCAGAAGTTTTCGTTTGCCGGAGGCTTTCCTCAACCGGGCAGAAGCCAATATCCACTTAGCCATCTACGATGGCAAGGCAGGTGCATTGGCGGGCGCGTTGGCAGACCTCAACTTCCTACGTGCGAACCGCCTGTCGATCAACTCCTATCGTCCTAAAACGATGGCAGACTTCCAGGGTAGTGCCTGGGCATTGAAAGTATTTTGCCTGGAAGAGCGCAGGCGGGAACTCTGCTTTGAAGAACAGCGCTGGTTCGATTTACGCCGAAATGGTATGCCAGCTCTCTTACATGTCTATTATATAGATCCTACAGGACCAGCAGAGCCCTTTATGCTGGATGTCCATAGCAATCGCTACGTATTACCTATTCCGGAGGATGCGATCGCCCAGAATCCTGCCTTGATACAGAACCCCTGA